The Coregonus clupeaformis isolate EN_2021a chromosome 20, ASM2061545v1, whole genome shotgun sequence genome contains a region encoding:
- the LOC121533178 gene encoding malate dehydrogenase, cytoplasmic-like isoform X1 yields MLTLLTAMYIVVQAASSEADPIRVLVTGAAGQIAYSLLYSIAKGDVFGKDQPIILVLLDIPPMLPVLDGVVMELQDCALPLLREVIPTDKVEVGFKDLDAAILVGSMPRKEGMERKDLLKANVAIFKTQGAALEKYAKKTVRVLVVGNPANTNCLIASKSAPSIPKENFSCLTRLDHNRARSQVAMRCGVPADAVKNVIIWGNHSSTQYPDVHHAMVNVHGKEVEAYDAVKDDSWLKGDFISTVQLRGAAVIKARKLSSAMSAAKAICDHMRDWWFGTLDGEFMSMGVYAGGNSYGIPEDLIYSFPVHIKNKSWNIHDGLPVNDFSRAKMDATAAELVEERDTALSFLSQ; encoded by the exons ATGTTGACATTGTTGACAGCGATGTATATAGTGGTGCAGGCGGCATCGTCGGAG GCCGACCCAATCCGTGTGCTGGTGACTGGCGCTGCTGGACAGATCGCCTACTCTCTGTTGTACAGCATCGCCAAGGGAGATGTCTTCGGCAAGGACCAG CCCATCATCTTGGTCCTGCTGGACATCCCTCCCATGTTGCCAGTTCTGGATGGGGTTGTGATGGAGCTGCAGGACTGTGCTCTCCCACTCCTGAGGG AGGTCATCCCCACCGACAAGGTGGAGGTGGGCTTCAAGGATCTGGACGCCGCCATCTTGGTGGGCTCTATGCCCAGGAAGGAGGGCATGGAGAGGAAGGACCTCCTGAAGGCCAACGTGGCCATCTTTAAGACCCAGGGGGCCGCCCTGGAGAAGTACGCCAAGAAGACCGTCAGG gtcttgGTAGTGGGAAACCCTGCTAACACCAACTGTCTGATTGCGTCCAAGTCCGCCCCCTCCATCCCCAAGGAGAACTTCTCCTGCCTGACTCGTCTAGACCACAACAGGGCCCGTTCCCAG GTGGCGATGCGTTGTGGCGTGCCCGCCGATGCAGTCAAGAACGTCATCATCTGGGGCAACCACTCATCCACCCAGTACCCTGACGTGCACCACGCCATGGTCAACGTGCACGGCAAGGAGGTGGAGGCGTACGACGCCGTGAAGGACGACAGCTGGCTCAAGGGAGACTTCATCTCT ACGGTGCAGCTGCGTGGTGCCGCCGTCATCAAGGCCAGGAAGCTCTCCAGTGCCATGTCTGCCGCCAAGGCCATCTGTGACCACATGAGGGACTGGTGGTTCGGCACTCTTGAT GGTGAGTTCATGTCTATGGGTGTGTACGCTGGTGGAAACTCCTACGGAATCCCCGAAGACCTCATTTACTCATTCCCTGTTCATATCAAG AACAAGTCGTGGAATATCCATGACGGTCTGCCCGTCAACGACTTCTCCCGCGCCAAGATGGACGCCACAGCCGCCGAGCTGGTGGAGGAACGAGACACGGCCCTGTCCTTCCTGAGCCAGTGA
- the LOC121533178 gene encoding malate dehydrogenase, cytoplasmic-like isoform X2, producing MADPIRVLVTGAAGQIAYSLLYSIAKGDVFGKDQPIILVLLDIPPMLPVLDGVVMELQDCALPLLREVIPTDKVEVGFKDLDAAILVGSMPRKEGMERKDLLKANVAIFKTQGAALEKYAKKTVRVLVVGNPANTNCLIASKSAPSIPKENFSCLTRLDHNRARSQVAMRCGVPADAVKNVIIWGNHSSTQYPDVHHAMVNVHGKEVEAYDAVKDDSWLKGDFISTVQLRGAAVIKARKLSSAMSAAKAICDHMRDWWFGTLDGEFMSMGVYAGGNSYGIPEDLIYSFPVHIKNKSWNIHDGLPVNDFSRAKMDATAAELVEERDTALSFLSQ from the exons ATG GCCGACCCAATCCGTGTGCTGGTGACTGGCGCTGCTGGACAGATCGCCTACTCTCTGTTGTACAGCATCGCCAAGGGAGATGTCTTCGGCAAGGACCAG CCCATCATCTTGGTCCTGCTGGACATCCCTCCCATGTTGCCAGTTCTGGATGGGGTTGTGATGGAGCTGCAGGACTGTGCTCTCCCACTCCTGAGGG AGGTCATCCCCACCGACAAGGTGGAGGTGGGCTTCAAGGATCTGGACGCCGCCATCTTGGTGGGCTCTATGCCCAGGAAGGAGGGCATGGAGAGGAAGGACCTCCTGAAGGCCAACGTGGCCATCTTTAAGACCCAGGGGGCCGCCCTGGAGAAGTACGCCAAGAAGACCGTCAGG gtcttgGTAGTGGGAAACCCTGCTAACACCAACTGTCTGATTGCGTCCAAGTCCGCCCCCTCCATCCCCAAGGAGAACTTCTCCTGCCTGACTCGTCTAGACCACAACAGGGCCCGTTCCCAG GTGGCGATGCGTTGTGGCGTGCCCGCCGATGCAGTCAAGAACGTCATCATCTGGGGCAACCACTCATCCACCCAGTACCCTGACGTGCACCACGCCATGGTCAACGTGCACGGCAAGGAGGTGGAGGCGTACGACGCCGTGAAGGACGACAGCTGGCTCAAGGGAGACTTCATCTCT ACGGTGCAGCTGCGTGGTGCCGCCGTCATCAAGGCCAGGAAGCTCTCCAGTGCCATGTCTGCCGCCAAGGCCATCTGTGACCACATGAGGGACTGGTGGTTCGGCACTCTTGAT GGTGAGTTCATGTCTATGGGTGTGTACGCTGGTGGAAACTCCTACGGAATCCCCGAAGACCTCATTTACTCATTCCCTGTTCATATCAAG AACAAGTCGTGGAATATCCATGACGGTCTGCCCGTCAACGACTTCTCCCGCGCCAAGATGGACGCCACAGCCGCCGAGCTGGTGGAGGAACGAGACACGGCCCTGTCCTTCCTGAGCCAGTGA